The following are encoded in a window of Rhizobium sp. WYJ-E13 genomic DNA:
- a CDS encoding HPP family protein → MRHHIKHFIHRHEPKGAFHAHLKSGIGAVIGMVSVGTLAITTGIPLLIAPFGATAVLIFGQPKSPLAQPANVIGGYVLAAAVGAAAAFFFPGLWWVAAIAAGIAIAAMLALRVTHPPAGAVPLVALGSHLGGLTLFAVVLLGGVLLVAIAVVHHLIPPRHQYPLRAPSP, encoded by the coding sequence ATGCGTCATCACATCAAGCATTTCATTCATCGCCACGAACCGAAGGGCGCATTCCATGCGCACCTCAAGTCTGGAATTGGCGCCGTTATAGGCATGGTTTCAGTCGGTACACTTGCCATCACGACGGGCATTCCGCTGCTGATCGCGCCCTTCGGCGCGACGGCGGTGCTGATCTTCGGACAACCGAAGAGCCCCCTTGCCCAACCGGCCAATGTCATCGGCGGCTATGTCCTTGCTGCCGCAGTCGGTGCCGCAGCCGCTTTCTTCTTTCCGGGTCTATGGTGGGTCGCGGCAATCGCCGCCGGCATCGCGATCGCCGCCATGCTGGCGCTGAGGGTCACGCATCCGCCGGCAGGTGCCGTGCCGCTTGTTGCTCTCGGCTCGCATCTCGGCGGCTTGACGCTGTTTGCGGTCGTGCTGCTGGGTGGCGTTCTGCTGGTTGCGATCGCCGTCGTGCACCATCTCATCCCACCGCGGCATCAATATCCGTTGCGGGCGCCGTCGCCGTAA
- a CDS encoding RsmB/NOP family class I SAM-dependent RNA methyltransferase has translation MRLGGRLEGAISVLADIDARKRPVADALKDWGLAHRFAGSGDRAAIGNIVYDALRMRLSHAYLMDDDSAVAIAHAVMFRQWGFTPEKLAAELVDDKFAPAPLSADSLAAFTSRSLSDAAPHVQGDIPEWVQSSFEQAFGGEWLSEAQALAGRPTLDLRANILKATREKAAKALERAGANEAKIARYGIRIPAGEGASRLPNVTAELSFQKGWFEVQDEGSQIVADLVLPRDGDQVLDYCAGGGGKTLAMAAAMHNKGQVHAYDADRKRLAPIIERLKRAGTRNVQVHDDIRGLSGLRDRCDKVLVDAPCTGTGTWRRRPDTKWRLTAKNLDERTAQQQDALKQASGFVRPGGELIYVTCSVLPQENEEQVRRFAADHGDFEIVGALPAWDSLFGKESTRPRSSDGKTITLTPASTDTDGFFFCRLKRIG, from the coding sequence ATGCGTTTGGGCGGCCGCCTCGAAGGGGCGATTTCGGTTCTGGCTGATATCGATGCCCGTAAAAGGCCTGTCGCCGATGCGTTGAAGGACTGGGGCCTCGCCCACCGTTTCGCCGGCTCCGGCGACCGGGCGGCGATCGGCAACATCGTCTATGACGCGCTGCGCATGCGGCTCTCCCATGCCTATCTGATGGACGACGACAGCGCCGTTGCCATTGCCCATGCCGTCATGTTCCGCCAATGGGGTTTCACGCCAGAAAAGCTGGCCGCGGAACTTGTCGACGACAAGTTCGCGCCGGCGCCGCTTTCGGCCGACTCACTCGCGGCCTTTACGAGCCGCTCTCTTTCCGACGCAGCCCCGCATGTGCAGGGCGATATTCCAGAATGGGTGCAATCCTCCTTCGAACAGGCCTTCGGCGGCGAATGGCTCTCCGAGGCGCAGGCGCTCGCCGGACGCCCGACGCTTGATCTGCGCGCCAATATCCTGAAAGCCACCCGCGAAAAGGCTGCCAAGGCGCTGGAACGCGCCGGCGCCAATGAAGCGAAGATCGCACGCTACGGCATCCGGATTCCCGCCGGCGAGGGTGCCTCACGCTTGCCCAACGTGACGGCCGAACTTTCGTTCCAGAAAGGTTGGTTCGAGGTTCAGGACGAGGGATCGCAGATCGTTGCCGATCTCGTGTTGCCTAGGGATGGCGATCAGGTGCTGGATTACTGCGCCGGCGGCGGCGGCAAGACGCTCGCCATGGCGGCCGCCATGCACAACAAGGGCCAGGTCCATGCCTATGATGCCGACCGCAAGCGGCTTGCGCCGATCATCGAGCGGCTGAAGCGCGCCGGCACACGCAACGTTCAGGTCCATGACGATATCAGAGGCCTGTCCGGCCTGCGCGACCGCTGCGACAAGGTGCTGGTCGATGCGCCCTGCACCGGCACGGGCACGTGGCGCCGTCGGCCGGATACGAAATGGCGGCTGACCGCCAAGAACCTCGACGAACGCACGGCCCAGCAGCAGGACGCGCTGAAACAAGCAAGCGGCTTCGTGCGCCCCGGCGGCGAACTCATCTACGTTACCTGCTCGGTGCTGCCGCAGGAGAACGAAGAGCAGGTGCGGCGCTTTGCCGCCGACCACGGCGACTTCGAAATCGTCGGTGCTCTGCCTGCCTGGGATAGCCTATTCGGCAAGGAGAGCACACGCCCGCGCTCTTCCGACGGCAAGACGATCACGCTGACGCCGGCCTCGACGGATACCGACGGCTTCTTTTTCTGCCGCCTCAAAAGGATAGGCTGA
- a CDS encoding septal ring lytic transglycosylase RlpA family protein — MKKICRSLITTAAIAACSFVLPAEGFAANGCGGASWYALRSKTASGERMNPAIYTAAHRSLAFGTKVKVTNRNNGRSVVVRINDRGPFIRGRVLDLSRAAAQNIGMVSSGTAKVCYEVIS; from the coding sequence TTGAAGAAAATCTGCCGTTCTCTAATCACCACCGCAGCCATTGCAGCCTGTTCTTTCGTCCTTCCAGCGGAAGGGTTTGCTGCCAACGGATGTGGCGGTGCTTCGTGGTACGCACTTCGCTCCAAAACTGCTTCCGGGGAACGCATGAACCCGGCCATCTATACTGCCGCACATCGCTCTCTGGCGTTCGGCACCAAGGTGAAGGTCACCAACCGCAACAACGGCCGCAGCGTCGTCGTTCGCATCAATGATCGTGGTCCGTTTATCCGTGGTCGCGTGCTCGATCTGTCGCGCGCTGCTGCACAGAATATCGGCATGGTCTCCTCGGGCACTGCGAAGGTCTGCTACGAAGTCATCAGCTGA